In Epinephelus moara isolate mb chromosome 20, YSFRI_EMoa_1.0, whole genome shotgun sequence, the genomic stretch TTATGGTACAAGTGTTTCTTGAGTTCTGTCCATACATCCCTCTGGAAAACTCTCAGATATGAACTTGCAATCAAAGATGTAATATTTAGAAATGAAGGGAATAGTTTGACAATTTGGGACAGGTTGaaaagttagatgagaaaatctACAACTCTTGTATATGTCAAGTAAATATGAAACTACAGTCGGGaaatggttagcttagcatacagactTATAGCAGAGGAAAaccgccatcttggttttgtcTAAAGGTTAGTACCTCTAAAGCTTACTCATTACCACATCATATATGCTTGTTTAATTCTAAGTAGTTCAGCACAGAAAAAAACCAAAGccctgtaaaaccaaaactttCAGTAGTCAGATTTTatttacctttggacagaagTGGGCTGGCTGTTTTCCCTATTGGGACAAGTTTGCCTTTAGGGCAGGTGTAGGCAACTTGcagctccggagccacatgaggctctttagcccctctccagtggctccttgtGGCTTTACCAAAAATGTAAAGTGTATTATGGAAATTAATAGTGGGTatcttttaaatttttaattgtAATTTGTCATTATTGGAAGTCAAATGTGATTCTGATATTGtccagttgtaaaaaaaatgtgtagcctatacaccaagtttaaaaaaacaaaaaacaaaactaaaatatgTGTCATACATCTACAGCCTGGTgctttttcctttaaatttgaTAGAACCTCAATAACGGTGGCTGGTCTTGAGTCTCCTGAGCAAGACTCCAAATCTGAAGAAGGaaaagtctcagaggaaaatagagaatttagtAGTGatggacagatttttttgcTTTCACCAACAATGCTGCacagttaaagtaccaaataatcagaAATAACCCACTGCTGGGTatccaccttgtggtaaaacattaATTGCACCAGAGgacaatattttattatattacagtaaaggttgcagacccctgctTCAGGGTTTTCTGCCAGAAAGCCTTTTCTTGATTAAGCTTTGGAAAATGATCATGgtttaaagccctgaaggcaaacttcttcctgtgtctggttgttatgctaagctaagctaacctccCCCTGACTGTGGATTTATATGTAGGGTACACACAAAGTAGTATTGATTCTGTCATCTTAATCTTAACACGAAAgtgaataagtgtatttcccaaaatttgGAACTATTGTTTTAGCTGAAGCCAGTGTAAGTTATACACCATACAGGTTATGGCCCAGCAGCATTATTGCTAAATTGTCCACTCGGGGTCCTTCGATTGATGATACTGCACTGGGGTTTAACTCATCACTGTCAATATGATACATTAACATGTGATCTAAATTTGGCAGGGAGCCCACACAAGACCTATGGGAGGGCTCTGCTTCCCAGTACATCCATCATCAATCAGTGCTCATGCTTCAAGATTCATATCCCTAATGAAGGGTGATTTGCATAATGAAAGGCTCATTACAAAGGCTTTCGTTgccatttcttttttacaaatCCAATTAGCTTCCATTTAGACTTCCTCACGTAAAGTTTACTTGAAATTGTTCTCCCAACAAGTAACAGGTTagagaaaaaataattcagaGTATTTCATTTTGGACATTTAGCCTTCAGTTTTATTTGGAAAAGGTAGTATTCAGGGTCTAACCAGTGTCTGTTGTCACATAGGCACAGAGTCCTTTGGACTTTTCTCCTGTACCATcaatggagaggagagggaccAGACACACAGGGCAGTCTACAGGTAAGACAATCTACAGTACCCTCATTTTTGATAATGGGACATCAGTGGGAGCAAAGTGAATCACAGCAAAAGGCAAATTTCCTAATAAAAGATTACACAATTGAGCAGTTGCTTTCACTGATTGTAGAAACAGTACGGTGGAATGAATTGTGAATGCCATTagctttaattttcaaattacCATTCTGTGTCCGGGAGAGAAAGTCCTTGTGTgggtaaacaaaacaatatttctTCGAGGTTTCACTAATTATGTTATTGAGGAGGGCAGATGTCCAAGCTACAGCTGGGCTCAAGAGCTGCAGGGAGACCAGTAATAATCACATCAACCACCACCTgtgtctgtgcttgtgtgtatacaagagggagagagaaagctACATGCGTCTCCCTTGTATACACGTACATGTCATGCATGTATAATTATGTATTTGCTTCACCACAGTCGTCTTTCACTAAGTGCTTCCCCACATTTAGAGCTCTTTGTCTCCCTCCGCCCTCCCCACTGTCTTTCGCTGTCAGCTGCTAtcactcctctctctgtttcccaaTGGGAGTCACCTGAAACCCAAACAGATGCTTCCTGATCACATTAACGCCAATCTATAGGATGCCTGGCAGCAGGGATACCATGTAAGGACACAATGTTTAACATAGCTCTCTTTGtgtcctccccctctctgctgctctctgcaggTTCATTCCCAGACATGCAGACGAGCTGGAGTTGGATGTGGATGATCCTTTATAtgtggaggaagaagaggatgaCTACTGGTACCGAGGCTACAACATGCGGACTGGGGAGAGGGGTATTTTTCCTGCCTTCTACGCCCATGAGGTCATTGGTCAGTCTAAGGAGTTGTTGGGTGAGTTGAGAGATGCAtccactgtttttttctctgtctcgcTGTGAAGGTCAAAAGAGTCACatgttctgtatgtgtgtgtccacctTGCACCCTGTAGGAATGAAACGAAATCCAGCCTGGATTGAGACTTTCAGCGTTCAGTTTTTGGGGTCTGTTGAGGTACCTTATCACCAAGGCAACGGTATTCTCTGTGCCGCCATGCAGAAGGTAAGCCAAGTGTAAACACCAATAAAAGACCCAAGCATGTGTGTTACACTGCGTGcaccattaaaacatgtttgtctGTTAGATCGCGATATCGAGGAAACGGACGGTACACGTGCGACCTCCTTCTCTGTGTGAACTGGAGATTAGCTTGCAAGGAGTGAAACTGATCATGAGCCTGGAGGATGAATATGACACCCTCGATGAGGTATGGCAGAACGAATACATGAATCAATACATTCAGAGTCATCCATCTCTATTTTGAGGAATAATCTTGCCTTGATTTGACTttgttctttcttcttttctgtctctgtatctctctccatctttagTATGACAGATGTAGTCACTTCTTCCAGATGAAGAACATTTCGTTCTGTGGATGCCATCCGAGGAACAACTGGTAAATACACACATTGGCTTTCTGTCCTGGTGTCGCCAGCGTATAGTTGAATATCCAACTGATTTCATCATattgttttcttctctctgtAGCTACTTTGGCTTCATCACCAAGCACCCGATGCTGAACAGATTTGCTTGCCACGTGTTTGTATCCCAGGAGTCCATGCGACCTGTAGCAGAGTGTGTTGGGTGAGTCCAAATCCCATTATCATATCAATTACTCTTTACATATACCAAGGAACAGTAATGACTTTACATctcttttgtgtttatgtgagttTGTTTAATTTGATATATTTACTCCACCTAAACTGTAAATGCACTTTAAAGAAACTGTGTAggctttagtggcatctagtggtgaggattgcagattgcaactagctgaaaATTCTCCCAtatgccaagcatgaactcaCAGTTAAGATTCCTTCCGgtgttcactgttcaggagTTTTTTCTCGtttttatccacagaggtctcctcctctccaaaacaaacaggcccGGTGATTAAAACCACTAAAAATATGTCCCTCTGACGCTGTTTGGCTTGTCTCAGATGGCCCCCTAGCGCAGCACCTGCTAAAgtctgctcaccttttttctctgataacataagatccagacattcagaggccagttttttttccagttgctgtttggcttgttgctgaggggctgctaactataaTGGCTGACACGAAGTGTAAATAAcactatctagagccagtattaGCTTTATCCGTTCTGGGagactgtagaaacatggcggcgCAACATGGGGAACTTTTTGGACGAGGAAATGCTccccatgtagatataaattgttattttaaggtaacgaaaacacgaTCAGTCTTATTGTCAGATgattatacattaaaggctatgctatattatatttcatatgCCAGTATGTCCctctaaatcccacacactgcacCTCGTATTGTCAGAATGCTGAAAATTCTGACAGTGATCGAAGTTTAATATAAGAATTATAGCCTTAGATGTGTGCATGTGGAGAAGGTTAAATAATGATCACAGGCTTAGTCACGATGGATTCAGCCTTACTGGGTTTGAATAATTAAAGATACAGATAGTTCACTGTCTCTGGATGGAGCGAGGGCAGGCAGCAGAGCATGGGATTGGTGGAACTGTTTAATCTTACCCTCATGTGATTCAGTGAGAGTGGTTCTATATATTTGCActacaattattttaattaagcATTCCTCATGTTGGCACCAACCAGCCGTTTCTTAGTAAACAGTCAGAGCGTGACTGTGTAAAATCTGTTACTACAAGAAGGATTACTGTTAAAGGCTGTCCTCTGATAGCTGGCAGGTCGATCTTTaatcatctgtctgtcttttccACAGACGAGCCTTCCAGGAGTACTACCAGGAGCATCTGGAGTACGCCTGCCCCACTGAGGACATCTACCTGGAGTAAGAagtgttgccatgacaaccaACTTCTTTCTCTGCAGCTTGTGTATGTTCATCGAGTTTGCCACCAGAGGGAGCTGTCAGTGGGGTTTTATCTCCATTGTAAAATACTCTTCTGTGTCCCACCAACACTGGGATCTTCATTTCTACAGTATGCTAGGCATTTGACTGATTtcatccatccctctctctttgtttatttccatcatCCCGATGGAATCGATTGCctgtttcttttatctttttctaTGATATAAAACTAAGACGCTGAGCACCTGTTTATTTCAAGGTTCCtcttttgaaatgaaaacaatataCCTACTACTGCTGTTTCACTTTTCAATGCATGGCTAGTAGGGttactgcacacagacacaccaagaAATACACATATCCAAGTGAATGGcaagcagctcaacaatcagtaCGGGAATGGCGTGGAATCAAGAGGTCGGCATTTAATTAACTGTAAATATGTATTTGTTCAATATTGACAAACTGCTAATTTGATTTCTACTGATAGTGACATTGGAGCAAAGTAGAGAGAGTACAGTGAACTGTCCTTGGTCCGAGCTTTCCCCTGTGTTGCGTACAAGACGTAGTGTGTGTTGTAAATACATGTATAGAAAGTAGACATACAGGCGCCTCATCCAGACTAATTAAGAAACACTCACAGTTGAGACTGACGGAGGCAGGGGGGTTGTTTTGTTGTGGGTATTAATGGCTCACTCTGACAGGAATAACTGCAGGTGTAAGAGCTTTTAGAGTTGTAATGATCTTTGAATGTCATCAGCCCCGCAGACATTTGATTCAGCTTGGATTAGGTGCAAGTTAAGTGTCAGCACATTTGGATGATATGACAGAACCATTTTACTTTTGTCCCGTCCTCAAAGTTGCACTGCTTGCTGACCTTCACCTTGGCGAGCTTTCATGGGAAATCACTCAACTGTTACAATTGCAGATCATAGATCACTGTATGCTTTGCTATGATTGATGTGACTTTCAGGTCTAAGAAAGCAAAGGCCCTCTGAAAAGCCATATTCTCACACTTCCGACTGTTTAACTCTGGTTGTCAGTGACATCCTAGTCTCCGTTTTCTTTTGACTTGGCAGTTTCAATGAGGGAAAAGGAACGACTAGACTGACCGGTAGCCACATGTCAGTGCGAGCGTCCTGCTAACACTTGGTCCTGGTATCACAATGTAATCAAACCTTTAATAAAGCATTAGAAGGGAGGTTTTATAGACGTAATATATGTAAATGGTTAGACTTTGATCTTGTTTTTTAAGTTAGACAGATAAAAGTGATGGCCACATTTACTTATTGCTCTTAGTCTGGTCAAGGGTTGAAGTATCATTCACACATCAAACGATAACCAACTCTGGGGTTGTTGTAACATACCACAGCTTACAGTCTAGCACCTTAAATAGGGGAGGGGGTATATTTAAAAAGTGATGCACTCACTACAGTCACCGGAAATTTCAGGCTTTACTATCTCCATTGTTCTTTCAGACACTGTTGAGCATCttgttgtgctgctttcagtcaCAGTCCACCAGAACAAACACCTCAGTTCACTGTTGATATGGCAGGAGGGAGGTAGGGTGTTATCTACATATGTATCGCTGTCAGTTAGATCATGTATATACAATAGCGAATCTAAGATAGTGCTGTGTCCTTTATGTTGAGTATgttatgaaatgaaattaatatgtacattaattaaaaaaaaaaaaaaaaaagaaagatcaCAACCAGACAAAAACccctgaaagaaaacaaaaacacataaatatctGTGATCTGCaataattttatttcagtgtcttATGTTTCTACACACGATGTTAACTCAGTATCTGTCACACAGGTGGCACTCGGGTTCCTGCCAATTCCATTAATCTCTACAGACAGGCTTCAGCAGCACATTTAGGGCACATTTGTGAGATGTGACATCATTAGTGTGTGACACACCCACCAGACTACTGACCAATCCGCTGTTAGAGCTGAATAGTGACTGAGTCAGCCGCCACTGGAAAACTATTATTGCGTCTTGCCGATTATAGTAATAGCCTTTGAGCTCCAACAGTGTGACTCATCTCTGATCTGTATCTATTTGCTTCTGATTATGTTTTTCTATCTTGTTACAGCCTAGTTAAAACCCTTCTTTCCACACAGCTACACAAAGACAAACTCTGAGGATGAGCTAGTCCCATATAGCCGCTGAGACATACATTAACAGTTAAACCAAACTTTTATTACATTAACAAGACTCTTCACTGTATACCTAGAGCAAAACAGTATGTGACAGAACAAACATATCCTATCTTGTATCTTTAAAAACAAGGACttgtaaaattaattaaaattccagggaaaaacaacaaaaaaaattgacaaaaaaatcaCTCTGCCTTGTCATGGGTTTGGTcttatgaataaaatatatgcTTGATGTCCGAAACCTTTAATGTTGTCTTTATTGTTCATATCCACTCTTGACTATTTGTGTGATTAAAATGtgtgcaaaaatattttcacataaAATCCATACATTTATTCAAAATTTTATGAATAGAAGAATGTTGAGgtgaacattaaatattaaatcattgaaaaaaaaacatgaaatagtCAGGAAAAATACAGTACATTGTTATACATTAATTCTAAATGTAGTCAACATTAAGAAAATCATCTCCTCACTGAGGAAACAGATTGTTTGGATTGTTACTCTTCAGTATGAACGGTAATTAAATTCTAGCTGTCCACAAGCAAGTAGCAATGCATGACAATATCAGCATCACATCTTGTGCATTCATGGAGAAATCTTGAGGCAAAAATCAGTGCAGTACCTCCAGCCTCTCCCACACTGTCATCATTAGCAGTTGTGAGAACTCGTCCCATCAACACCTGCAGCAGCTGGGTTTGGGGCTACACTGAGGATTGCAGCAAGGCTCCAGGTCCGGGTCTATTCCTTTTGATATCTGACTCTCTCCAAACACCATGGTGGCTTCAAACTGCTCCTTGATTTTCTTGACCCTCTCCACCAAAGCTTGGAGGTCAGGTTTTCCAAACAGGGGGAGGGGGTAGTGCTCCGAGGGGTCGGCCTCCAGGTCAAAAAGAAGAGGGGGGTCGTGGGCCTTGAGGACTGCGAACACTGGGCAGTCTTGGTCCGGGGTAGTGCCGCTGTGGGTGGCACCTTATGCACAAACATGGACAAGAAAGAgtcaaaaacatttcagttctGACTGTGATTATGCTTCTTGACTTTGAATTAATGCCTGCCCAGATCCATTTTTTGGCTTATCCAGATTATATTCAGATGGATTTTAGAAAGTCTGGACagcccaaaaaacacatgaaatgcaACTTTTGCAAACTGGATCGAAACATTTAGGGCGTGGTTTGAAATGTGATTCCAATCAGATATCTACAGATGCGTGTCAGTCTGGAAAATCTCGCTGCTGTAATTGAAATTTAAAGTGTCTTTTGCATCACTCGCAACATGACACATGACGACAATGTCAAATCCAGAGTGACGGAAGTGCTGAGCACACCTCATGCTGCCAGTTGCAAAGCACTATTGAGAACAATATGGAAAGCAACAGTGTATGGACAGAAGCCGAAATAAATTGTCTGCTGGCGCAAAGAGGAGAACTTCAGCACAGCGAAACAATGGACCTCTATTTCTCATGCTTCCGTGTTGGAAAGCCACCTAACCAGCGTAGCTACACAACCCATGCAGATAGTTTGACAATGTATGAACACATAAATCAGATCTGATCACTTTCAGATAACAGTGTGGAAGTCTGTCTTACAGATCTTATCtgagaaacaaatctgatttgcctGCAGGCTGCACGTAGCCTAATTGTGTCTATGAACCCTGCTGTACCTCGTGTATAGAAGTGGGCCTTGTACTTCCCCAGCCTGAGAGCAAACAGGCCGTACATCTCACTGGGATCTGTGGGGTAGAACATCATCGTCTCCCTCTTACTCTGCAGAAAAAGGATCAGAGATAAAAATTAACACGTCAGCTTGGtttccacattttaaatctcTAGAGAGTGTGAGGTGCGATGCAAATACCTTTCCTTTGTTGACAAGGATTTCTGTCATATCGACTCCATCCAGCATCACCTGAGGCAGTTTGGCTCCTGCCAGACTTGCTATGGTTGGGAGGATATCTAGAGTGCTGGCCATCTCGTGGGTCATACCTGCAGAGGTGCATAGAGAAGAGCAAGCAGCAGCAATAACTAAAAGGATATGTGCAGATGAGTTTGCAGTCATTACATAATGGCATTTATTGTCATAATGTAGTTAAAGGAGACCAGTATGGCCTGGAATGTATGAAATCAGTGTGAAGACTTGTGATACGCTTCTGAAAATTGTCAGTAAAGCTTAGTACACGTGACTGAAATATGCAAAACCACAAGTATGGTCTTCAACAAAGAGCTCTGTGTGGAAAACTGTGGTTCAGtacaacagaaacatttttatctATAGAAATATAACTCAGTCTAAACTTGTGGTGCAGATGATTGAAGTGTCTTGACCTGGTTTAATGGTCCCTGGCCAATAGGCGATGGCTGGCTCTCTCATGCCTCCCTCATATGTTGTGCCTTTACCACATTTCAGAGGGCCTGCGTTACCTCCACGCGACATACGCATCAGCTCAGGCCTACACGCAGAGATAGGAATAACTGATCAATACCTGCAATATCATAAGACAGcaataaatgaaacataaaaGAGGGCACAGATATAATGCAACCTTTGAACGGTGGAAAAACACACTACTGTACCACAGCTGTGGAGAGTATGAAAGTAactccaaaaacaaaacaggccaCATTCATGTAAAACAAACCAGGAGCAAAAACCAACCCGTTGTCTGAAGTGAAGAAGATGAGTGTGTTGTTAATCACTCCTGTTTTCTCCAGGGTTGTCAGCAGGTCTCCTATTGTGTTGTCAAACTCAAGCAGAGCATCTCCAAATGGGCCCCTTACAGAGCGCCCAGCTGCACCTGGACCTGCGTACTGGGGGTAGTGGGTGTGCTGTAGGAGGAAGTAGAAGATGGTGTTTAGTCTCTCACTGCACTAAGTTACTATATTCCTATATTCCATTAATGAGACaatattgcacatttctgcagaaACTGCCACCTCTAAAAACTACACACttctttcattttaattcagatAAACTGTgcatatttttctttgttttatttttcctatTTTTAATCATGACTTTATTATATTCTATATATATGTCTCTTGATTTTGGCAATACTTTATATATAATTTCCTTTTGTCTAACTATGTTTATGTTATGCAAAAaacaccaaagcaaattccttgtatgtgaaaatcTATAAACTGGATTCTGATTCTATATAATCTATTTACATGGGGTTGAAAACACTGTGGACTacgcatttttaaaaaaaatgtgtttcactgGCCAGGAGAGAGCTCTTATTCTGCACTGACTGTAAGAGAGGTACACTATCTGTGTAGATAGACTGTTCTTGTTACTTACATGTGAAGGATAGTACAGGAAGAAAGGCTGTTTTTTCTTGGCTGATGTGGTGATGAAACTGGTTGCAAAATCACTGTAAGCCCTTTCCAGATCCAGGAAGTTGACTGGTTGCTGCTTGATGACCT encodes the following:
- the arsa gene encoding arylsulfatase A produces the protein MDTSLFFFFCIFLFCTCSASPPNFVLLFADDLGFGDLGCYGHPSSLTPNLDRLAAGGLRFTDFYCTSPVCTPSRASLLTGRYQTRSGVYPGVLYPGSIGGLPLNETTIAEVLKPVGYATAAVGKWHLGVGANGTFLPTRQGFDHYLGIPYSHDMGPCRNLICFPPDIKCFGLCDVGTVTVPLMHNEVIKQQPVNFLDLERAYSDFATSFITTSAKKKQPFFLYYPSHHTHYPQYAGPGAAGRSVRGPFGDALLEFDNTIGDLLTTLEKTGVINNTLIFFTSDNGPELMRMSRGGNAGPLKCGKGTTYEGGMREPAIAYWPGTIKPGMTHEMASTLDILPTIASLAGAKLPQVMLDGVDMTEILVNKGKSKRETMMFYPTDPSEMYGLFALRLGKYKAHFYTRGATHSGTTPDQDCPVFAVLKAHDPPLLFDLEADPSEHYPLPLFGKPDLQALVERVKKIKEQFEATMVFGESQISKGIDPDLEPCCNPQCSPKPSCCRC